In the Pseudanabaena sp. PCC 7367 genome, one interval contains:
- a CDS encoding aldo/keto reductase: MQLPAQSRTQFTEDLTICRILNGMWQVSGGHGKINPSQAIDRMFDYFNAGFTTWDLADHYGPAEDLIGEFRRQLRDRQGQAALNNLQAFTKWVPRPGKMTRQVVERNIDISLKRMDVEALDLLQFHWWDYGDRAYLDALGHMVDLQKEGKIKHLALTNFDTPRLKIIVKNGIKIVSNQVQFSIVDRRPQVAMIDFCQANNIQLLAYGTLCGGLLADKYVGKSEPGRWQLETVSQGKYKRMIDAWGGWQLFQSLLTTLQPIAKKHNVSIANVAVRYILEQPTVAGAIVGARLSISEHIAANARVFDFALDDEDKASIDQISAKSKDLFAIIGDCGDEYR; encoded by the coding sequence ATGCAACTACCAGCCCAGAGCAGAACTCAATTCACTGAAGACCTCACCATCTGCCGGATTTTGAATGGCATGTGGCAGGTATCCGGTGGCCACGGCAAGATCAACCCAAGCCAAGCGATCGATCGCATGTTTGATTATTTCAATGCTGGTTTTACTACCTGGGATCTGGCCGATCACTATGGCCCCGCTGAAGATTTGATCGGTGAGTTCCGGCGGCAACTGCGCGATCGGCAAGGTCAGGCAGCCCTGAATAATTTGCAAGCCTTTACCAAATGGGTGCCCCGCCCCGGCAAAATGACCCGCCAGGTTGTGGAGCGGAATATTGATATTTCCCTCAAGCGGATGGATGTGGAAGCCCTGGATTTACTCCAATTCCACTGGTGGGATTATGGCGATCGTGCCTATTTGGATGCATTGGGGCACATGGTGGATTTGCAAAAGGAGGGCAAGATCAAACATCTGGCGCTGACCAACTTTGATACACCACGCCTCAAAATAATTGTGAAAAATGGGATCAAGATTGTGTCCAATCAGGTGCAATTCTCGATCGTCGATCGCCGTCCCCAGGTTGCCATGATTGATTTCTGCCAAGCCAATAATATTCAATTGCTGGCCTATGGCACCCTCTGTGGTGGTTTGCTGGCGGATAAGTATGTGGGCAAATCGGAGCCTGGGCGCTGGCAACTGGAAACGGTTTCGCAGGGCAAATATAAACGGATGATCGATGCCTGGGGTGGGTGGCAATTGTTTCAATCGCTGTTGACTACGTTGCAGCCGATCGCTAAAAAGCATAACGTCAGTATTGCCAATGTGGCGGTGCGCTATATCCTGGAACAGCCAACCGTGGCCGGAGCGATCGTGGGGGCGAGGCTCAGCATTTCGGAGCATATTGCCGCGAATGCCAGGGTGTTTGATTTTGCGCTAGATGATGAAGATAAGGCTAGCATTGATCAGATCTCAGCTAAATCGAAGGATCTGTTTGCGATCATCGGCGATTGTGGCGATGAGTATCGTTAG
- a CDS encoding deoxycytidylate deaminase, with amino-acid sequence MNPSDRHRPDWHEYFMMLAKLAATRSTCLAFPVGAVIVKNKQILATGYNGPPSKSAHCIDLGYCYPGLDSCSSSQSLPSRAVHAEANAIAQAAKSGESTSGAKIYVTLEPCLNCLKLIISAGIAEVFYETPSSKKGNAVVRDIFLDEQLVKLNRIELSEKTIALAISSLQNQTSSLTMLNLG; translated from the coding sequence ATGAATCCTAGCGATCGCCACCGCCCCGATTGGCATGAATACTTCATGATGCTGGCCAAGCTAGCTGCAACTCGTTCGACCTGTTTGGCTTTTCCAGTGGGTGCGGTGATTGTCAAAAACAAACAAATCCTGGCCACCGGCTACAATGGCCCCCCTTCCAAATCCGCCCATTGTATCGATCTCGGTTATTGCTATCCTGGCCTGGACAGTTGCAGCTCCAGTCAATCGCTACCTTCGCGGGCGGTACATGCTGAAGCCAATGCGATCGCTCAGGCGGCCAAAAGCGGCGAGAGCACTAGCGGAGCCAAAATCTATGTGACCCTGGAGCCCTGCTTAAATTGCCTGAAGCTAATTATCTCCGCTGGGATCGCTGAGGTTTTCTATGAAACGCCATCTAGCAAAAAGGGCAATGCGGTAGTGCGTGATATTTTCCTGGATGAGCAACTGGTTAAATTAAATCGAATTGAGTTGTCTGAAAAAACGATCGCCCTGGCAATAAGTTCGCTCCAGAACCAGACTTCGAGCCTCACGATGTTAAATCTGGGTTAA
- a CDS encoding cobyrinate a,c-diamide synthase yields MAIAIAGTHSGVGKTTVTLAILAALQRWGQKIQSFKVGPDYIDPMFHGAITGRSCRNLDPVLTSNRYVQACFTQHSAIADGAVIEGVMGLFDGAASSEVASTAQVVKLLNHASKQISNDRITSDRKPAVSLLLVIDCAKMSRSLAALVYGYANFDPDLQIAGIILNQVGSDRHKQVLSEAIAPLHIPIVGVIPRQVEIKLSDRHLGLVPTEEVGNFNQIVDRLAELGKTCFDWDKLLPLVQTNSEQLAGKHEPIASCDLSQPKSPARIAVARDRAFNFYYADNLDLLKSLGAELLFWSPLKDQKLPEGTTGLYLGGGFPEMFAAELSANQGAIASIQQHTHLPIYAECGGLMYLSESITNFAGETFPMVGVLPTQTVMAKKLTLGYRRCALQDPNNDLSDSKTYWGHEFHRSQLTIEPTEPVYKLANYAGEAIGFDGWRVNRAIATYTHFHWGDQPELASFLWGYV; encoded by the coding sequence TTGGCGATCGCAATTGCCGGAACCCATAGCGGGGTTGGTAAAACCACAGTTACGCTGGCGATTTTGGCGGCTTTGCAGCGGTGGGGGCAAAAAATTCAATCGTTTAAGGTAGGACCCGATTACATCGATCCGATGTTTCATGGTGCGATCACGGGTCGATCTTGCCGTAATCTCGATCCAGTTTTGACCAGCAATCGCTATGTGCAAGCTTGCTTTACCCAACATAGTGCGATCGCCGATGGCGCAGTGATCGAGGGGGTGATGGGTTTATTTGATGGCGCAGCCAGTAGCGAGGTGGCTAGCACTGCTCAGGTGGTAAAGCTGCTCAATCATGCCTCTAAGCAAATATCTAACGATCGTATAACTAGCGATCGCAAACCCGCTGTTTCGCTGCTACTGGTAATCGATTGTGCCAAGATGTCTCGATCGCTGGCGGCGCTGGTTTATGGCTATGCAAATTTTGATCCGGATTTGCAAATTGCTGGCATCATTCTCAATCAGGTGGGAAGCGATCGGCATAAGCAAGTGCTCAGTGAAGCGATCGCGCCGTTGCATATCCCGATTGTGGGTGTGATTCCTCGGCAAGTAGAAATCAAATTAAGCGATCGGCATCTAGGATTAGTCCCCACCGAGGAGGTTGGTAATTTTAATCAGATTGTCGATCGCCTGGCGGAATTGGGCAAAACTTGCTTCGATTGGGACAAGCTATTGCCGCTGGTGCAGACAAATTCTGAGCAGTTAGCGGGGAAGCATGAGCCGATCGCCTCTTGTGATCTATCTCAACCCAAATCACCCGCCAGAATTGCCGTTGCCCGCGATCGTGCTTTTAATTTCTACTATGCTGATAATCTGGATTTGCTGAAATCCCTAGGCGCAGAGCTTCTTTTCTGGAGCCCATTAAAGGATCAAAAATTACCGGAAGGCACAACGGGGTTATATTTGGGTGGCGGCTTCCCGGAGATGTTTGCGGCGGAGTTGAGCGCGAACCAGGGGGCGATCGCCTCGATCCAACAACATACCCATTTACCAATCTATGCAGAGTGCGGCGGGTTGATGTATTTGAGTGAGTCGATTACTAATTTTGCGGGGGAAACTTTCCCGATGGTGGGGGTGCTGCCGACGCAAACAGTGATGGCGAAGAAACTAACGTTGGGGTATCGGCGTTGTGCTTTGCAAGATCCTAATAATGATTTGAGTGATAGTAAGACCTATTGGGGGCATGAGTTCCATCGATCGCAGTTAACGATCGAACCAACCGAGCCTGTTTACAAGTTGGCTAATTATGCGGGTGAGGCGATCGGGTTTGATGGCTGGAGGGTGAACAGGGCGATCGCTACTTATACTCATTTTCACTGGGGCGATCAGCCTGAGTTGGCAAGTTTTTTGTGGGGGTATGTCTAG
- a CDS encoding ribonuclease catalytic domain-containing protein: MDKGTLVEVKLHGDRRLAVVERPEGKKHIQVIDENGTAHVVHPREVEYVVKVDPESDSPVKYSSQKIPKFTAEAEQYIDPSALEIAWELLSEDPDQATVSPAQLANLLFSDTSAVATYAAYKLLSEDKLYFKSKGQIYEPRSASQVAEIKHQIEVAEQRAQEVENFFQKLRDKISGEAVEWTSSDRRKLESLERYATHGNESSDKSVAIDIFKTLKRDRTETAAFNLLVDLGIWSVHENMFLRRSQVPSVFPEAVTARAQECLDSPIIDPMARIDLTHLHVYTIDDESTTEIDDGLSVETLADGRHKLWIHIADPTRWLEPGDLLDLEARRRGTSLYLPTGMIPMFPPVLATGPMSLVQKQVCHALSFAVELDEAGAIVDFDVHTSLIKPNYRLTYEDTEEMLHLGVEQDLDLLAKYARLRNQWRRSQGAININLPETIVRVDPNDTDQLTLHLLENSFSRQLVAEMMILAGEVGAKFAQQNSIPVPYRFQEQPDLPSEEVIVQLPPGPVREFAICRRMTRGELSINPFRHAGLGLDAYVQVTSPIRRYSDLLTHFQFKAHLRGEPLPYQEQDLDTLLKMIDPATYEATQIERQTVRYWSLEYLRRQGKKVWQALLLDWLREDERLGLLLLEDLGLKLPIRMMRDAYVGESLNVVVSNVDPRQDIINFEVVQAPMLHAN; the protein is encoded by the coding sequence GTGGACAAGGGCACACTGGTAGAAGTAAAACTGCATGGCGATCGCCGTCTGGCAGTGGTGGAGCGACCAGAAGGCAAAAAGCACATTCAGGTAATCGATGAAAATGGCACTGCCCATGTAGTACATCCGCGCGAAGTAGAATATGTGGTAAAGGTTGATCCTGAAAGTGATAGCCCCGTAAAATATAGTTCACAAAAAATCCCCAAGTTTACCGCTGAAGCTGAGCAATATATCGATCCATCTGCCCTAGAAATAGCCTGGGAATTGCTCAGTGAAGATCCAGATCAAGCCACGGTTTCCCCAGCGCAACTAGCTAATCTGCTGTTTTCCGACACATCTGCGGTGGCCACCTATGCTGCTTATAAATTACTAAGCGAGGATAAACTTTATTTCAAAAGCAAGGGACAGATTTATGAACCGCGATCGGCTAGCCAGGTAGCAGAGATCAAGCATCAAATTGAAGTGGCTGAGCAACGGGCACAGGAAGTAGAAAACTTTTTCCAAAAGCTCCGCGACAAAATAAGTGGAGAGGCAGTAGAGTGGACAAGTAGCGATCGCCGTAAACTTGAAAGCCTAGAGCGATATGCTACCCACGGCAATGAATCCTCAGATAAATCAGTAGCGATCGACATCTTCAAAACCCTCAAACGCGATCGCACCGAAACAGCCGCGTTTAACCTATTGGTTGATCTGGGCATCTGGTCTGTACACGAAAATATGTTTTTACGAAGGAGTCAAGTGCCGAGTGTATTTCCCGAAGCCGTTACCGCCAGGGCGCAAGAGTGTCTTGACTCACCCATAATCGACCCAATGGCGCGGATCGATCTGACGCATTTACATGTCTATACGATCGATGACGAGTCCACTACTGAAATTGATGATGGCCTTAGTGTTGAAACGCTGGCTGATGGTAGGCACAAGTTATGGATTCATATCGCTGATCCAACCCGCTGGTTAGAACCAGGCGATCTGCTCGATCTCGAAGCGCGGCGGCGTGGTACAAGTTTATATTTGCCAACGGGGATGATCCCGATGTTTCCGCCTGTCTTGGCGACTGGGCCGATGAGTCTGGTGCAAAAGCAGGTTTGCCATGCACTGTCGTTTGCGGTGGAATTAGACGAAGCTGGAGCGATCGTTGATTTTGATGTCCATACCAGCCTGATTAAGCCCAACTACCGGCTTACCTATGAAGACACCGAAGAGATGTTACATCTGGGGGTGGAGCAGGATTTAGACTTACTGGCCAAATATGCCCGACTGCGCAATCAATGGCGGCGATCGCAGGGGGCGATTAATATCAATTTGCCCGAAACGATCGTGCGGGTCGATCCCAATGACACCGATCAATTGACTTTGCATCTGCTAGAAAATTCATTCTCGCGGCAACTGGTGGCGGAAATGATGATCCTGGCTGGGGAGGTGGGTGCTAAGTTTGCTCAACAAAACAGTATCCCAGTGCCCTATCGGTTTCAAGAACAGCCGGATCTGCCTTCCGAAGAGGTGATCGTGCAATTACCACCGGGGCCAGTGCGAGAATTTGCGATCTGTCGGCGGATGACGCGGGGCGAGCTGAGTATTAATCCATTTCGTCATGCAGGTTTGGGTTTAGATGCCTATGTGCAGGTTACCTCGCCGATTCGTAGATATAGCGATCTGCTGACCCATTTCCAGTTCAAAGCCCATCTGCGTGGTGAACCGTTGCCCTATCAGGAGCAAGATTTAGACACATTATTAAAAATGATCGATCCGGCTACCTACGAAGCTACCCAGATCGAACGGCAAACGGTGCGCTATTGGAGTTTGGAATATTTACGCCGTCAGGGCAAGAAGGTATGGCAAGCGCTACTGCTGGATTGGCTGCGCGAGGATGAACGATTGGGGCTATTGCTGCTGGAGGATCTGGGTTTGAAGTTGCCGATCCGAATGATGCGGGATGCCTATGTGGGCGAAAGCTTGAATGTGGTGGTGAGCAATGTCGATCCGCGCCAGGACATTATTAACTTTGAAGTGGTGCAAGCACCGATGCTTCATGCCAATTAA
- a CDS encoding M23 family metallopeptidase, whose product MLQRSPKSHSPKATKPKHNQAQKQTQKKSNKQACILGSFLATSLLAPILSPIAWAANRLETFVFNVSESRIEFVTKDKVRPMGKIIENPTRLVIDLPGTTYKGPTLRRDVGNGVKAVRVGQPEPDMTRMVIEFDPNYQLQDGPLRMKAMSTPSRWAIQLPDSVAKTGDISAAPFVWPLIGEITSGFGWRVHPISGNRKLHKGIDVAAPTGAPILAAADGIVTFAGWDDGGYGNVVELTHADGSLTLYAHTSKILVRKGQSIQQGQPIAQVGSTGWSTGPHLHFEVQSGSKKVIDPMAFLPLRYVVFNIVAQS is encoded by the coding sequence ATGTTGCAACGATCGCCAAAATCCCATTCACCCAAGGCCACTAAGCCTAAGCATAATCAGGCTCAAAAGCAGACCCAAAAGAAGTCCAACAAACAAGCCTGTATTTTGGGAAGTTTTCTAGCCACTTCACTGCTAGCACCAATCCTGTCGCCGATCGCCTGGGCTGCAAACCGCCTCGAAACCTTTGTGTTTAACGTCAGCGAAAGCCGGATTGAGTTTGTCACCAAAGACAAAGTACGGCCAATGGGCAAGATCATTGAGAACCCGACCCGTCTGGTGATCGATTTACCTGGCACTACCTATAAAGGCCCTACCCTGCGCAGAGATGTGGGGAATGGCGTGAAGGCGGTACGAGTTGGCCAACCAGAGCCAGATATGACCCGGATGGTGATCGAATTTGATCCCAACTATCAACTCCAGGATGGCCCCTTGCGGATGAAGGCGATGTCTACGCCAAGTCGGTGGGCGATCCAACTACCCGATTCAGTGGCCAAAACTGGTGATATTAGTGCGGCTCCTTTTGTGTGGCCGTTAATTGGCGAAATTACTTCTGGGTTTGGTTGGCGCGTACATCCCATTTCTGGCAATCGCAAACTGCATAAGGGCATTGATGTGGCAGCCCCGACTGGTGCGCCGATCCTGGCCGCCGCCGATGGGATTGTTACCTTTGCCGGATGGGATGATGGCGGTTATGGCAATGTGGTGGAACTGACCCATGCAGATGGATCGCTGACCCTATATGCGCACACTAGTAAAATTTTGGTGCGTAAAGGGCAGAGCATTCAACAGGGGCAACCGATCGCCCAGGTGGGTAGTACGGGCTGGAGCACAGGGCCACACTTGCATTTTGAGGTGCAATCGGGCAGCAAAAAGGTAATTGACCCGATGGCATTCTTGCCGCTGCGGTATGTGGTGTTTAATATTGTGGCGCAAAGTTAG
- the recJ gene encoding single-stranded-DNA-specific exonuclease RecJ, protein MVSEISAPEQPKNWQLLPQPEPPAWLIDRVGQAAAILLWQRGIQSEPAIEAYLNPELYVPTSGSAFGQEMELAIERIKQAIDHREQVAIWGDFDADGITATALLWDGLGQFFAQNEELFFFIPNRQYESHGLSIKGIDHLLTEHPDCSLIITCDTGSTDIEEIEHARSLGIDVIITDHHTLPAQRPKVVAIINPRYLEPNHPLYHLSGVAVAYKLVEALYAAMPDIPQQPLAKLLDLLAIGLVADLVALVGDCRYLAQIGIEQLKHKEREGIRQLLEACKRAGDRPTDISFGIAPRINSISRIWGDVSNCVALLTSKDPQTCARLVELAELANTQRKALQKSIYNQAQAKIAQLDLSTQGVIILADAQWSAGILGLVAGQVSGEYARPVILLQLEDGIARGSARSPQGINLYELIKGQEHLLNSFGGHPLAAGMSLAAENLPLFKAAIEQRFWSQYSREYLQTQVQRLEIDLVVKIKDLGQLMFRQLKQLEPFGMGNPIPKLLVKNCWFDRKFNAKLKNRKGQKVEYIKTEFCLIDETGEINGHWWGHYSHELPEIGMPCDVVVELVDNAYKREYQVRLLDFGQVHTTSPIAAYANNGDSLGDRYLNQFSQELPRSPQSPNVTKNIELLDYRGQVGIFSLKESESESESPKSLSPKSLDLALEAVVICDRCPTSWQELENLLNEAQEQAKPIVLTYAPPQQLNGWGIWQRLVGIAKYLERTGKSISIATLSSNLGIGDRNSQIIDLGLAALDYCGWSAAIDDNELQHISFGQQNSVAPDAETREEHQEMVDSAALLKVNEFIAAVDELVFRQRYFDQQVIAKMLPMQPVQPDQDLPVGNL, encoded by the coding sequence ATGGTGTCTGAAATCTCTGCACCAGAGCAACCCAAAAACTGGCAACTTCTACCACAGCCGGAACCACCAGCCTGGTTAATCGATCGGGTCGGTCAAGCTGCGGCGATCTTGTTGTGGCAGCGAGGGATTCAATCGGAACCAGCGATCGAGGCTTACCTTAACCCTGAGCTATATGTACCCACTAGCGGCTCAGCCTTTGGGCAAGAAATGGAACTGGCGATCGAGCGCATTAAACAAGCGATCGACCACCGCGAACAGGTAGCGATCTGGGGTGATTTTGATGCGGATGGAATTACGGCTACAGCTTTGCTCTGGGATGGCCTGGGGCAGTTCTTTGCCCAGAATGAAGAACTATTCTTTTTTATTCCCAATCGCCAGTATGAATCCCACGGCCTTTCGATCAAAGGAATCGATCATCTGCTAACTGAACATCCTGATTGTTCTTTGATTATCACCTGCGATACGGGCAGCACCGACATAGAAGAAATTGAACATGCCCGATCGCTGGGCATTGATGTAATCATCACCGATCACCATACCCTGCCAGCCCAACGCCCAAAGGTAGTAGCAATTATTAACCCCCGTTATTTAGAACCAAATCATCCGCTCTATCACCTCTCTGGTGTGGCGGTTGCCTATAAGTTAGTTGAGGCATTGTATGCAGCGATGCCAGACATTCCCCAGCAACCCTTGGCGAAGCTATTAGACCTGCTGGCGATCGGTCTGGTGGCTGATCTGGTGGCACTGGTGGGGGATTGTCGCTATCTGGCACAAATTGGGATTGAGCAACTTAAGCACAAGGAACGGGAAGGAATCAGGCAACTGCTCGAAGCATGCAAACGGGCGGGCGATCGCCCCACCGACATCAGCTTTGGCATTGCGCCCCGGATCAATTCAATTAGCCGGATCTGGGGTGATGTGAGTAATTGTGTGGCGTTACTGACCAGCAAAGATCCGCAAACCTGCGCCCGATTAGTAGAACTGGCCGAACTAGCCAACACCCAGCGCAAAGCCCTCCAAAAGAGCATCTATAACCAGGCTCAGGCCAAGATCGCCCAACTCGATCTCTCCACCCAAGGCGTAATTATTCTGGCGGATGCCCAATGGTCAGCGGGGATTTTGGGATTGGTGGCTGGTCAAGTTAGTGGTGAATATGCCCGCCCGGTGATTTTGCTCCAACTTGAAGATGGGATCGCCAGGGGGAGTGCCCGATCGCCCCAGGGTATTAATCTTTACGAGTTAATCAAAGGCCAGGAACATCTTTTGAATAGTTTTGGTGGTCATCCCTTGGCGGCAGGAATGAGCCTTGCGGCGGAGAATTTGCCCTTGTTCAAGGCGGCGATCGAACAAAGGTTCTGGAGTCAATATAGCCGTGAATATTTACAAACCCAGGTACAGCGATTAGAGATTGATCTGGTCGTAAAAATTAAGGATTTAGGTCAGTTGATGTTCCGACAGCTCAAGCAACTAGAACCATTTGGGATGGGTAATCCAATTCCCAAACTGCTGGTTAAGAACTGCTGGTTCGATCGCAAATTCAATGCCAAGCTTAAGAATCGCAAAGGCCAGAAGGTGGAATATATTAAAACTGAGTTTTGCCTAATTGATGAAACGGGCGAGATTAATGGCCATTGGTGGGGGCATTACAGCCATGAATTGCCAGAGATAGGAATGCCCTGTGATGTAGTAGTGGAATTGGTTGACAATGCTTATAAGCGCGAATATCAAGTGCGCTTGCTGGATTTTGGTCAGGTTCACACCACCAGTCCGATCGCGGCTTATGCTAATAATGGCGATAGTTTGGGCGATCGCTACCTCAATCAATTCAGCCAGGAATTACCCCGATCGCCCCAATCTCCAAATGTGACCAAGAATATTGAATTACTGGATTATCGCGGTCAAGTTGGCATATTTTCATTAAAAGAATCGGAATCAGAATCAGAATCACCAAAATCTTTATCACCAAAATCCTTAGACCTGGCGCTTGAGGCAGTGGTTATTTGCGATCGCTGTCCCACTAGTTGGCAAGAGTTGGAGAATTTGCTCAACGAGGCGCAGGAGCAAGCAAAGCCGATCGTTCTCACCTATGCACCGCCCCAGCAATTGAACGGCTGGGGAATCTGGCAAAGACTGGTGGGAATCGCCAAGTATTTGGAGCGCACCGGCAAGAGCATTTCGATCGCTACTTTGAGCAGCAATTTAGGCATTGGCGATCGTAATTCCCAAATTATTGATCTAGGCTTGGCGGCACTTGATTATTGTGGTTGGTCGGCAGCGATCGATGACAATGAATTGCAGCATATTTCTTTCGGCCAGCAAAATTCGGTAGCCCCTGATGCAGAGACCAGAGAAGAACATCAAGAGATGGTTGATAGTGCTGCCCTGCTCAAGGTGAATGAGTTCATTGCCGCCGTCGATGAGTTGGTCTTTCGGCAGCGCTATTTTGACCAGCAGGTAATCGCCAAAATGTTGCCTATGCAACCAGTTCAACCTGACCAGGATCTACCTGTAGGGAATTTATAG
- a CDS encoding glutaredoxin family protein has protein sequence MKLILYTKPGCHLCEGLQEKLEQVEAVSFELEIRQITDSLNWFEKYQYEVPVLCWVNEANTPPTEEPLPRLSPRSPVVKLEELLQKYQN, from the coding sequence ATGAAATTAATTCTCTATACCAAACCTGGTTGCCATCTCTGTGAGGGCTTGCAAGAAAAGCTAGAGCAGGTTGAGGCAGTATCGTTTGAACTAGAAATTCGGCAAATTACCGATAGTCTCAATTGGTTTGAAAAGTATCAATACGAGGTGCCGGTATTGTGTTGGGTAAACGAGGCTAACACACCGCCGACTGAAGAACCCCTACCTCGTTTGTCACCGCGCTCACCGGTGGTAAAGCTGGAAGAATTATTACAGAAATACCAGAATTGA
- the era gene encoding GTPase Era, with protein MLIPTADPEFKSGFVALVGRPNVGKSTLMNALIGQKIAITSPVAQTTRNRLQGILTLDRAQIILVDTPGIHKPHHLLGEVIVGNAKRAIATVDLVVWLVDSNAKLGKGDRFIADLIQKAGTPVLLGLNKIDQLIEANNTEQENPGDLGDEDVVNQGDRLNTDLDIDQESNATRNLSKVEQPQVLKIESPKIESEQYISKAADQGLANQQKANHHSDQSGGSDHPVNLANPELETSASKENSVNINNSDQDIAVNLDHLDQIETCRSYLDYADHLGWDTVKFSALTKQGLDQLLDAICDRLEPGPYYYPPDLVTDQPERFIMGELIREQILFLTREEVPHSVAVGIDRVDELEHITRVMATIYVERKSQKGILIGKGGQMLKQIGSEARQQIQKMIMGKVHLELFVKVQSKWRSSRTQLMDLGYRTDKK; from the coding sequence ATGCTGATCCCTACCGCTGACCCTGAATTCAAGTCTGGTTTCGTGGCGCTGGTGGGCAGGCCAAATGTGGGTAAGTCAACCCTGATGAATGCCTTAATTGGCCAAAAGATTGCGATCACCTCGCCGGTGGCACAAACCACGCGCAATCGCCTCCAGGGGATTCTCACCCTCGATCGGGCGCAGATTATTCTGGTTGATACACCAGGAATTCATAAACCGCACCATTTGCTGGGTGAAGTGATTGTGGGCAATGCCAAGCGGGCGATCGCCACGGTGGATCTGGTGGTTTGGTTGGTGGATAGTAATGCCAAGTTGGGCAAGGGCGATCGCTTCATTGCCGATTTGATCCAGAAGGCTGGTACTCCGGTGCTGCTGGGTTTAAATAAAATTGACCAGTTGATTGAGGCTAATAATACTGAGCAGGAAAATCCTGGCGATCTTGGCGATGAAGATGTTGTTAATCAAGGCGATCGCTTAAATACTGATTTAGATATTGATCAAGAATCAAACGCTACCAGGAATTTAAGCAAGGTTGAACAGCCACAAGTCCTAAAAATCGAAAGCCCAAAGATCGAAAGTGAGCAGTATATTAGCAAGGCTGCAGATCAGGGCTTAGCAAATCAACAAAAAGCTAATCATCATAGCGATCAATCTGGTGGTTCAGATCATCCCGTCAATCTTGCTAATCCTGAGCTTGAAACTAGCGCAAGCAAAGAAAATTCGGTAAATATCAATAATTCTGATCAAGATATCGCAGTTAATCTAGACCATCTCGATCAGATCGAAACCTGTCGCAGCTATCTGGATTATGCCGATCACCTGGGCTGGGACACGGTAAAATTCTCGGCTTTGACTAAGCAAGGCTTGGATCAGCTACTGGATGCGATTTGCGATCGGCTGGAACCAGGCCCCTACTACTACCCCCCCGATCTGGTTACCGATCAACCGGAGCGATTTATTATGGGCGAGTTAATCCGCGAGCAAATTTTATTCCTCACCCGCGAAGAAGTGCCCCACTCTGTGGCGGTGGGCATCGATCGAGTTGATGAACTAGAGCATATTACCAGGGTGATGGCGACGATCTATGTAGAGCGTAAATCCCAGAAGGGGATCTTAATTGGCAAAGGCGGACAGATGCTGAAGCAAATTGGCAGCGAGGCGCGTCAACAAATCCAGAAAATGATCATGGGAAAGGTACATCTGGAGCTGTTTGTAAAGGTGCAATCGAAGTGGCGATCGTCTCGCACCCAGTTAATGGACTTGGGTTATCGCACTGACAAAAAATAA